From a single Kitasatospora azatica KCTC 9699 genomic region:
- the fusA gene encoding elongation factor G, producing MAATSLDLAKVRNIGIMAHIDAGKTTTTERILFYTGVSYKIGEVHDGAATMDWMEQEQERGITITSAATTCHWTLDGVDNTINIIDTPGHVDFTVEVERSLRVLDGGVTVFDGVAGVEPQSETVWRQADRYGVPRICFVNKLDRTGANFFFCVQTIKDRLNATALVMQLPIGAESDFVGVVDLVKMKALVWSPEATKGEMYDEVDIPADLADQAAQYREELLDIVSNTSDEVMELALEGEDIPEELLVAAIRKGTLNSDFTPIFCGSAFKNKGVQPLLDAVVKYLPSPLDIEGIEGTKPGNDEEKIVRRASDDEPLAALAFKIMSDPHLGKLTFVRVYSGRLESGSSVLNSVKGKKERIGKIYRMHANKREEIDSVGAGDIIAVMGLKQTTTGETLSDEKNPVILESMDFPAPVIRVAIEPKSKGDQEKLGVAIQRLAEEDPSFQVNTDEETGQTIIAGMGELHLEVLVDRMRREFKVEANVGKPQVAYRETIRKAVERIDYTHKKQTGGSGQFAKIQIAIEPLESGEGYEFVNKVTGGRVPKEYIPSVDAGCQEAMEFGVLAGYPLQGVRVTLLDGASHDVDSSELAFKIAGSMAFKEGARKAGPALLEPMMAVEVTTPEDYMGEVIGDINSRRGQIRSMDERHGARVVNALVPLSEMFGYVGDLRSKTSGRASYSMQFDSYAEVPRNVADDIIAKAKGE from the coding sequence ATGGCTGCAACCTCCCTTGACCTCGCCAAGGTCCGCAACATCGGGATCATGGCGCACATCGACGCGGGCAAGACCACCACCACCGAGCGGATCCTGTTCTACACCGGTGTCTCGTACAAGATCGGTGAGGTCCACGATGGCGCTGCCACCATGGACTGGATGGAGCAGGAGCAGGAGCGCGGCATCACGATCACGTCGGCCGCGACGACCTGTCACTGGACGCTTGACGGCGTTGACAACACCATCAACATCATCGACACCCCGGGCCACGTCGACTTCACCGTCGAGGTGGAGCGTTCGCTGCGCGTGCTCGACGGTGGCGTGACGGTGTTCGACGGCGTTGCCGGTGTCGAGCCCCAGTCCGAGACCGTGTGGCGGCAGGCTGACCGCTACGGCGTCCCGCGCATCTGCTTCGTCAACAAGCTGGACCGCACGGGCGCGAACTTCTTCTTCTGCGTGCAGACCATCAAGGATCGCCTCAACGCGACCGCGCTGGTCATGCAGCTCCCGATCGGTGCCGAGTCCGACTTCGTCGGCGTCGTGGACCTGGTCAAGATGAAGGCCCTGGTCTGGTCGCCCGAGGCGACCAAGGGCGAGATGTACGACGAGGTCGACATCCCGGCCGACCTGGCGGACCAGGCCGCTCAGTACCGCGAGGAACTGCTCGACATCGTGTCGAACACCAGCGACGAGGTGATGGAGCTCGCCCTCGAGGGCGAGGACATCCCCGAGGAGCTGCTGGTCGCCGCGATCCGCAAGGGCACGCTGAACTCGGACTTCACCCCGATCTTCTGCGGCTCCGCGTTCAAGAACAAGGGCGTTCAGCCCCTGCTCGACGCGGTCGTGAAGTACCTGCCGTCGCCGCTCGACATCGAGGGTATCGAGGGTACGAAGCCGGGCAACGACGAGGAGAAGATCGTCCGTCGGGCCTCCGACGACGAGCCGCTCGCCGCGCTCGCCTTCAAGATCATGTCCGACCCGCACCTCGGCAAGCTCACCTTCGTCCGGGTTTACTCGGGCCGCCTGGAGTCCGGCTCTTCGGTGCTGAACTCCGTCAAGGGCAAGAAGGAGCGCATCGGCAAGATCTACCGCATGCACGCGAACAAGCGTGAGGAGATCGACTCGGTGGGCGCCGGCGACATCATCGCCGTGATGGGTCTCAAGCAGACCACCACCGGTGAGACGCTGAGCGACGAGAAGAACCCGGTCATCCTGGAGTCCATGGACTTCCCGGCCCCGGTCATCCGCGTCGCCATCGAGCCCAAGTCCAAGGGCGACCAGGAGAAGCTGGGTGTCGCCATCCAGCGTCTCGCGGAGGAGGACCCCTCCTTCCAGGTCAACACGGACGAGGAGACCGGCCAGACCATCATCGCGGGTATGGGCGAGCTGCACCTCGAGGTGCTGGTCGACCGTATGCGCCGTGAGTTCAAGGTCGAGGCCAACGTCGGCAAGCCGCAGGTGGCGTACCGTGAGACGATCCGCAAGGCCGTCGAGCGGATCGACTACACGCACAAGAAGCAGACCGGTGGTTCCGGCCAGTTCGCGAAGATCCAGATCGCGATCGAGCCGCTCGAGTCCGGCGAGGGCTACGAGTTCGTGAACAAGGTCACCGGTGGCCGCGTGCCGAAGGAGTACATCCCTTCGGTCGACGCCGGTTGCCAGGAGGCCATGGAGTTCGGTGTGCTCGCCGGCTACCCGCTCCAGGGTGTCCGCGTGACGCTGCTCGACGGTGCCTCGCACGACGTCGACTCCTCCGAGCTCGCGTTCAAGATCGCCGGCTCGATGGCCTTCAAGGAAGGCGCCCGCAAGGCCGGTCCGGCCCTGCTGGAGCCGATGATGGCCGTCGAGGTCACCACGCCCGAGGACTACATGGGCGAGGTCATCGGCGACATCAACTCTCGCCGTGGCCAGATCCGGTCCATGGACGAGCGTCACGGTGCCCGCGTGGTCAACGCGCTGGTGCCGCTCTCCGAGATGTTCGGCTACGTCGGTGACCTGCGCAGCAAGACCTCTGGTCGCGCGAGCTACTCGATGCAGTTCGACTCGTACGCCGAGGTTCCGCGGAACGTGGCGGACGACATCATCGCCAAGGCCAAGGGCGAGTAA
- a CDS encoding ADP-ribosylglycohydrolase family protein encodes MKRATGALLGLAIGDAMGFPTEFQTVSMIARSHPDWRQLPLPKKAFVTDDTQMTLALARGLRTALERGPLAPLRMERPVREEFVEWWRSPENNRAPGRTCMTACHLLSKPDRRWQEASQIGSKGCGANMRVAPLGLIRELTEHQVAGAAQLQSALTHGHPTALAASELTAFTVRWLTEGARPAELPGLLRAHALANRTRYDAGWLGDLAELAHDRSREEFIARGWDECLGVLDRLEAALAAPDREADPCLATGEGWIAEEAFATALLCFLLFPDDPVLAVRRAAYSSGDSDSLACLAGAFAGAYHGADAWPAEWTAGIEYREELLAFGSLWD; translated from the coding sequence ATGAAGCGCGCTACCGGCGCCCTGCTCGGCCTCGCGATCGGCGACGCGATGGGCTTTCCGACCGAGTTCCAGACCGTCTCGATGATTGCCCGCAGTCACCCGGACTGGCGTCAACTCCCGCTGCCCAAGAAGGCGTTCGTCACCGATGACACCCAGATGACGCTCGCTCTGGCGCGCGGGCTGCGCACCGCACTGGAGCGCGGCCCGTTGGCTCCGCTGCGGATGGAGCGGCCGGTGCGCGAGGAGTTCGTCGAGTGGTGGCGCTCCCCGGAGAACAACCGGGCCCCCGGGCGCACCTGCATGACCGCCTGCCACCTGCTCAGCAAGCCCGACCGCCGCTGGCAGGAAGCCAGCCAGATCGGCTCCAAGGGCTGCGGCGCCAATATGCGAGTCGCCCCGCTGGGTCTGATCCGCGAATTGACGGAGCATCAAGTCGCCGGTGCTGCCCAGCTCCAGTCCGCGCTCACGCACGGACACCCCACCGCGCTGGCCGCCAGTGAACTCACCGCCTTCACCGTCCGGTGGCTCACCGAGGGCGCCCGACCCGCCGAGCTCCCCGGGCTGCTGCGCGCCCACGCCCTGGCCAACCGCACCCGCTACGACGCCGGCTGGCTCGGCGACCTGGCCGAGCTGGCCCACGACCGCTCGCGCGAGGAGTTCATCGCCCGTGGCTGGGACGAGTGCCTGGGCGTTCTGGACCGCCTCGAGGCCGCGCTCGCCGCGCCGGACCGGGAGGCGGACCCCTGCCTGGCCACCGGCGAGGGCTGGATCGCGGAGGAGGCCTTCGCCACCGCGCTGCTCTGCTTCCTGCTCTTCCCCGACGACCCGGTGCTCGCGGTCCGCCGCGCCGCCTACTCCTCGGGCGACTCCGACTCCCTGGCCTGCCTGGCCGGCGCCTTCGCCGGTGCCTACCACGGCGCCGACGCCTGGCCGGCCGAGTGGACCGCCGGGATCGAGTACCGCGAGGAGCTCCTCGCCTTCGGATCCCTCTGGGACTGA
- a CDS encoding response regulator, whose protein sequence is MTIRVVVADDQELVRAGFGMILDAQPDIEVVAEACNGAEAVEAVAAHRPDVLLLDVRMPVMDGLEAARRVCAEHPETKVIMLTTFDIDDYVYDALYAGASGFLLKDVRRDDLAHGVRMVAAGEALLAPSVTKRLISEFAARGPAAGPAAGARTPSRLLEQLTAREQETLRLLARGLSNAEIAGELVVSEHTVKTHVSNVLSKLQLRDRVHAVVFAYEAGAVVAGDPR, encoded by the coding sequence ATGACGATTCGGGTAGTGGTCGCGGACGACCAGGAGCTGGTCCGGGCCGGGTTCGGGATGATCCTGGACGCGCAGCCGGACATCGAGGTGGTGGCCGAGGCCTGCAACGGCGCCGAGGCGGTCGAGGCGGTCGCCGCGCACCGGCCCGACGTGCTGCTGCTGGACGTCCGGATGCCCGTGATGGACGGCCTGGAGGCGGCCCGCCGGGTCTGCGCCGAGCACCCGGAGACCAAGGTGATCATGCTGACCACCTTCGACATCGACGACTACGTCTACGACGCGCTCTACGCCGGGGCCAGCGGCTTCCTGCTCAAGGACGTGCGCCGGGACGACCTGGCGCACGGGGTGCGGATGGTGGCCGCGGGGGAGGCGCTGCTGGCACCCTCCGTGACCAAGCGCTTGATCAGCGAGTTCGCCGCCCGCGGCCCCGCCGCCGGGCCGGCCGCAGGCGCCCGCACCCCGTCCCGCCTGCTGGAGCAGCTGACCGCCCGCGAGCAGGAGACCCTGCGGCTGCTGGCCCGTGGCCTGTCCAACGCCGAGATCGCCGGCGAACTGGTGGTCAGCGAACACACCGTCAAGACGCACGTCTCCAACGTGCTGAGCAAGCTCCAACTGCGCGACCGGGTACACGCGGTGGTCTTCGCCTACGAGGCCGGCGCGGTGGTGGCGGGCGACCCGCGCTGA
- a CDS encoding sensor histidine kinase produces MERIARRLGRLAGLGQRWQQRLTGINPYLADSLLAAFSAAVSLWTVFCDGKGWAWWVYLLAAATALPIPWRRRAPFLVFLLTGVASLALSIWAHSAQPQIAVYAVITVYTLADRAKEWQRWSMLLVLVVANVLGTRSPNGMLFSLLLSIGSFVFGSLVRELRRLARIEAERARETGRRAASDAARAVAEERARIAREMHDILAHAVSLMVIQAEAGPLVVHSSPEKAIKAFDTIGDTGRDAMVQLRRVLGVLKEEGAGPELAPQPRLAELPAVAERVRAAGVRVELALPEPARALPAEVEAAAYRIVQEALTNIVKHSGADRVAVEVAARDSVLALSVLDNGRGLAPTGATGVWSGGRGLVGIRERAAACGGRASAGPGPAGQGFLVTAELPLSA; encoded by the coding sequence GTGGAGCGGATCGCGCGCCGGCTGGGCCGGCTGGCCGGGCTGGGGCAGCGCTGGCAGCAGCGGCTGACCGGGATCAACCCGTACCTGGCCGACAGCCTGCTGGCCGCCTTCTCGGCGGCGGTCTCGCTCTGGACCGTCTTCTGCGACGGCAAGGGCTGGGCGTGGTGGGTCTACCTGCTCGCGGCCGCCACGGCGCTGCCGATTCCGTGGCGCCGCCGGGCACCCTTCCTGGTCTTCCTGCTCACCGGCGTGGCCTCACTGGCGCTGAGCATCTGGGCGCACTCGGCCCAGCCGCAGATCGCGGTCTACGCGGTGATAACCGTCTACACCCTGGCGGACCGGGCCAAGGAGTGGCAGCGCTGGTCGATGCTGCTGGTCCTGGTGGTGGCGAACGTGCTCGGCACCCGCTCGCCCAACGGGATGCTCTTCAGCCTGCTGCTGTCGATCGGCTCCTTCGTCTTCGGCTCGCTGGTGCGCGAGCTGCGCCGGCTCGCCCGGATCGAGGCCGAGCGGGCTCGCGAGACCGGGCGCCGGGCGGCCAGCGACGCGGCCCGGGCGGTGGCCGAGGAGCGGGCCAGGATCGCCCGGGAGATGCACGACATCCTGGCGCACGCCGTCTCGCTGATGGTGATTCAGGCCGAGGCCGGCCCGCTGGTGGTGCACAGCAGCCCGGAGAAGGCGATCAAGGCCTTCGACACCATCGGCGACACCGGCCGGGACGCCATGGTGCAGCTGCGCCGGGTGCTCGGGGTGCTCAAGGAGGAGGGGGCCGGGCCGGAGCTGGCACCGCAGCCGCGACTGGCCGAACTGCCGGCGGTGGCCGAGCGGGTGCGGGCGGCCGGGGTGCGGGTGGAGCTGGCGCTGCCCGAGCCCGCTCGGGCCCTGCCGGCCGAGGTGGAGGCGGCGGCCTACCGGATCGTCCAGGAGGCGCTGACCAACATCGTCAAGCACTCCGGGGCGGACCGGGTCGCGGTGGAGGTCGCCGCGCGGGACTCGGTGCTTGCGCTCTCGGTGCTGGACAACGGGCGCGGGCTGGCGCCGACCGGTGCCACCGGGGTGTGGTCCGGCGGGCGCGGACTGGTCGGCATCCGCGAGCGGGCCGCGGCCTGCGGCGGGCGGGCCAGCGCCGGGCCCGGGCCGGCCGGACAGGGCTTTCTGGTGACGGCAGAACTGCCGCTGAGCGCGTGA
- a CDS encoding DUF1707 and DUF4190 domain-containing protein yields the protein MGDVQPWPGSGHPGYPAQQAQPMAAQAQPMAQMRAAHTDRDRTVDVLKAAYAEGRLSAEEYSDRFDAANRAQTYGQLAQLVADLPAGPVVTPMAAPMAAPMAMPVPPTFLPPTRPAPNNGLAISALVFGLLCVPSVGTLAIPAVVTGHLARRQIRQTKESGDGMATFGLVLGYLSLAGWSLLLLLGAVAFSAHGG from the coding sequence ATGGGTGACGTGCAGCCGTGGCCCGGGAGCGGGCACCCCGGGTATCCCGCGCAGCAGGCCCAGCCGATGGCCGCCCAGGCCCAGCCGATGGCCCAGATGCGCGCCGCCCACACCGACCGCGACCGGACGGTGGATGTGCTCAAGGCCGCCTACGCCGAGGGCCGGCTCTCCGCCGAGGAGTACTCGGACCGCTTCGACGCCGCCAACCGCGCCCAGACCTACGGCCAGCTGGCCCAGCTGGTCGCCGACCTGCCGGCCGGCCCGGTCGTCACTCCGATGGCCGCACCGATGGCCGCGCCGATGGCGATGCCGGTGCCGCCCACCTTCCTGCCGCCGACCCGCCCGGCGCCCAACAACGGCCTGGCGATCTCCGCCCTGGTCTTCGGCCTGCTCTGCGTGCCCAGCGTCGGCACCCTGGCCATCCCCGCCGTGGTCACCGGCCACCTCGCCCGCCGTCAGATCCGCCAGACGAAGGAGAGCGGTGACGGGATGGCGACCTTCGGGTTGGTTCTGGGTTACCTTTCGCTGGCCGGCTGGTCGCTCCTGCTGCTGCTCGGCGCCGTCGCCTTCAGCGCTCACGGCGGCTGA
- a CDS encoding SIR2 family NAD-dependent protein deacylase yields the protein MSSRTLVAVLTGAGISTDSGIPDYRGPKGLWQRDPSVQELVTIGPYLASTEVRERSWRMRAEVGALTAEPNAGHRALVELERALPLRVLTQNVDGLHQKAGLPDRKVLELHGTALRVQCMRCRRSSAMDEALDRVAAGEPDPACRECGGILKPATVMFGETLDPEVLTRADAIAKACEVFVAVGTSLQVYPVASLPQIALEAGARLIIVNGEPTPFDEQADEVIREPISVALPALVARLTG from the coding sequence ATGAGCAGCCGCACGCTTGTCGCCGTCCTCACCGGCGCCGGCATCTCCACCGACTCCGGAATCCCCGACTACCGTGGCCCCAAGGGCCTTTGGCAGCGCGACCCGTCGGTCCAGGAACTGGTGACCATCGGGCCTTACCTGGCCTCCACCGAGGTGCGGGAGCGGTCCTGGCGGATGCGGGCCGAGGTCGGTGCGCTGACGGCCGAGCCGAACGCCGGGCACCGCGCACTGGTCGAGTTGGAGCGCGCACTGCCGCTGCGGGTGCTCACCCAGAACGTGGACGGGTTGCACCAGAAGGCCGGGCTGCCGGACCGCAAGGTGCTCGAACTGCACGGCACCGCACTGCGGGTGCAGTGCATGCGGTGCCGGCGCTCCAGCGCGATGGACGAGGCACTGGACCGGGTGGCGGCCGGCGAGCCGGACCCGGCCTGCCGGGAGTGCGGCGGGATCCTCAAGCCGGCCACCGTGATGTTCGGCGAGACGCTGGACCCGGAGGTGCTGACCAGGGCCGATGCGATCGCCAAGGCCTGCGAGGTCTTCGTCGCGGTCGGCACCTCGCTCCAGGTGTACCCCGTGGCCTCGCTGCCGCAGATCGCCCTGGAGGCCGGCGCCCGGCTGATCATCGTCAACGGCGAGCCGACCCCCTTCGACGAGCAGGCGGACGAGGTGATCCGCGAGCCCATCTCCGTTGCTCTGCCGGCCCTGGTCGCTAGGCTGACCGGATGA
- the rpsL gene encoding 30S ribosomal protein S12, which yields MPTIQQLVRKGRQDKVEKNKTPALKGSPQRRGVCTRVYTTTPKKPNSALRKVARVRLTSGIEVTAYIPGEGHNLQEHSIVLVRGGRVKDLPGVRYKIIRGSLDTQGVKNRKQARSRYGAKKEK from the coding sequence GTGCCTACGATCCAGCAGCTGGTCCGGAAGGGCCGGCAGGACAAGGTCGAGAAGAACAAGACGCCCGCGCTGAAGGGCTCGCCCCAGCGCCGCGGCGTCTGCACGCGTGTGTACACGACCACCCCGAAGAAGCCGAACTCGGCGCTTCGTAAGGTCGCCCGTGTGCGCCTCACCAGCGGGATCGAGGTCACCGCTTACATCCCCGGCGAGGGCCACAACCTGCAGGAGCACTCCATCGTGCTCGTGCGCGGCGGTCGTGTGAAGGACCTTCCTGGTGTCCGCTACAAGATCATCCGCGGCTCCCTTGACACCCAGGGTGTCAAGAACCGCAAGCAGGCCCGCAGCCGCTACGGCGCCAAGAAGGAGAAGTAA
- the rpsG gene encoding 30S ribosomal protein S7: protein MPRKGPAPKRPVIIDPVYGSPLVTSLVNKILLHGKRSTAERIVYGALEGVREKTGSDPVVTLKRALENVKPALEVKSRRVGGATYQVPVEVRPGRASTLALRWMVGYSRARREKTMTERLMNEILDASNGLGASVKRREDTHKMAESNKAFAHYRW, encoded by the coding sequence ATGCCTCGTAAGGGCCCCGCCCCGAAGCGCCCGGTCATCATCGACCCGGTTTACGGCTCCCCGCTGGTGACCTCGCTGGTCAACAAGATCCTGCTGCACGGCAAGCGCTCCACCGCCGAGCGCATCGTCTACGGCGCCCTCGAGGGCGTCCGTGAGAAGACCGGCTCGGACCCCGTCGTGACGCTGAAGCGCGCGCTGGAGAACGTCAAGCCGGCCCTCGAGGTCAAGTCCCGCCGTGTCGGTGGCGCGACCTACCAGGTTCCGGTCGAGGTCCGTCCGGGCCGCGCCAGCACCCTGGCGCTGCGCTGGATGGTCGGCTACTCCCGCGCCCGTCGCGAGAAGACCATGACCGAGCGTCTGATGAACGAGATCCTCGACGCCAGCAACGGCCTGGGCGCTTCCGTGAAGCGTCGCGAGGACACCCACAAGATGGCCGAGTCCAACAAGGCCTTCGCGCACTACCGCTGGTAG
- a CDS encoding DUF2786 domain-containing protein: MSTDEVGPMVELWERALGTVLGAPPKRADRAVDDGASVLAASADRWPTASRSLLVLADRSLDSLWARGWRPADLARLVRRDLAPVHLALLVDLVAAEARRHSPAALDRRWHEQLRELAAEIWWAGDGHGSGLEDGFLPAFAERHRLDRFALATVALELLPLLARLPAIAPVGPAPGARPVEHRATVPVPGEPRMLSRIRALLAKAESTEFPQEAEALTEKAQQLMAQHSIDEALLAAGQAGQSAGVPGSVRIGVENPYEGPKAMLLDAVAAANRCRVVWAKEFSFCTVIGFDSDLDAVELLYTSLLVQATAAMQRAGSRQHLDGASRTRAFRQSFLVSYAARIRERLTEATERTTREAAAGRHLREDGTAEQLQPDERLLPALAAREEAVDSATDRMFPKLTSQRVRVSDGEGWAAGRAAADRAALHSRGRVEKRR; this comes from the coding sequence GTGAGCACTGATGAGGTCGGACCGATGGTCGAGTTGTGGGAACGTGCGCTCGGCACAGTGCTGGGCGCGCCGCCCAAGCGGGCCGACCGGGCGGTGGACGACGGGGCCTCGGTGCTCGCCGCCTCCGCCGACCGGTGGCCGACCGCGAGCCGGTCGCTGCTGGTGCTGGCCGACCGCTCGCTCGACTCGCTCTGGGCCCGCGGCTGGCGGCCGGCCGACCTGGCCCGGCTGGTCCGCCGCGACCTGGCACCGGTGCACCTCGCCCTGCTGGTCGACCTGGTGGCCGCCGAGGCGCGCCGCCACTCCCCCGCCGCGCTGGACCGCCGCTGGCACGAGCAGCTGCGCGAACTGGCCGCCGAGATCTGGTGGGCGGGCGACGGGCACGGGAGCGGTCTCGAGGACGGGTTCCTGCCGGCCTTCGCCGAACGGCACCGGCTGGACCGCTTCGCGCTGGCCACCGTCGCGCTCGAGCTGCTGCCGCTGCTGGCCCGGCTGCCGGCGATCGCCCCGGTCGGTCCGGCGCCGGGCGCCCGCCCGGTCGAGCACCGGGCCACCGTGCCGGTGCCCGGCGAGCCGCGGATGCTGTCCCGGATCCGGGCCCTGCTGGCGAAGGCGGAGTCCACCGAGTTCCCGCAGGAGGCCGAGGCGCTGACCGAGAAGGCGCAGCAGCTGATGGCCCAGCACAGCATCGACGAGGCGCTGCTGGCGGCCGGGCAGGCCGGGCAGTCGGCCGGTGTGCCGGGCTCGGTGCGGATCGGGGTGGAGAACCCGTACGAGGGGCCCAAGGCGATGCTGCTGGACGCGGTCGCGGCGGCGAACCGGTGCCGGGTGGTCTGGGCGAAGGAGTTCTCCTTCTGCACCGTGATCGGCTTCGACTCGGACCTGGACGCCGTGGAGCTGCTGTACACCTCGCTGCTGGTGCAGGCCACCGCGGCGATGCAGCGGGCCGGCAGCCGCCAGCACCTGGACGGGGCATCCCGCACCCGGGCCTTCCGGCAGTCCTTCCTGGTCTCCTACGCGGCGCGGATCCGCGAGCGGCTCACCGAGGCGACCGAGCGCACCACCCGCGAGGCCGCCGCCGGCCGCCACCTGCGCGAGGACGGCACCGCGGAGCAGCTGCAGCCGGACGAGCGGCTGCTGCCGGCGCTGGCCGCCCGCGAGGAGGCGGTGGACTCGGCGACCGACCGGATGTTCCCCAAGCTCACCTCGCAGCGGGTCCGGGTCAGCGACGGCGAGGGCTGGGCCGCCGGCCGGGCCGCCGCCGACCGCGCGGCGCTGCACAGCCGCGGCCGAGTGGAGAAGCGGCGCTAG
- a CDS encoding cytochrome P450: MTLFDPWSADFIAHPYEAYAELRATSPVHFHEPTGQWLVSRYEDVSALLRDRRLGRTYTHRFSHEEFGQTPPDPAHEPFHTLNSNGLLDLEAPDHTRIRRLVAKAFTPRMVEGLRPTVARLADELVSGLLEEGGGDLIAAVAEPLPVAVIAEMLGVPTADRGLLRPWSAAITGMFELNPSAEVAKRAVDASVEFSDYLRALIRERRAAPGNDLISALIAAQEDGDALSEQEMVSTCVLLLNAGHEATVNTTGNGWWALFRNPDQLALLRSDVDAHLATAVEELMRYDTPLQMFERWVLEDIEVAGVSIPRGSELALLFGSANRDGARFTDPDRLDVTRADNPHITFGAGIHFCLGAPLARLELTESYGALLRRAPHLTLLREPDWQPGYVIRGLTELLVTT, from the coding sequence ATGACGCTCTTCGATCCCTGGTCAGCGGACTTCATCGCACACCCGTACGAGGCGTACGCGGAGCTGCGCGCCACCTCCCCGGTGCACTTCCACGAGCCGACCGGGCAGTGGCTGGTGTCGCGGTACGAGGACGTCAGCGCGCTGCTGCGGGACCGGCGGCTGGGGCGGACCTACACCCATCGCTTCAGCCACGAGGAGTTCGGGCAGACCCCGCCCGACCCGGCGCACGAGCCGTTCCACACGCTCAACAGCAACGGCCTGCTCGACCTGGAGGCGCCGGACCACACCCGGATCCGACGCCTGGTGGCGAAGGCGTTCACACCGCGGATGGTCGAAGGGCTGCGGCCGACCGTGGCCCGGCTGGCGGACGAGTTGGTGAGCGGGCTGCTCGAGGAGGGCGGCGGCGATCTGATCGCCGCCGTCGCCGAGCCGCTGCCGGTGGCGGTGATCGCCGAGATGCTCGGCGTGCCGACCGCCGACCGGGGGCTGTTGCGCCCCTGGTCGGCCGCGATCACCGGGATGTTCGAGCTCAACCCCTCGGCCGAGGTGGCCAAGCGCGCGGTGGACGCCAGCGTCGAATTCTCCGACTACCTGCGCGCGCTGATCCGGGAACGGCGGGCCGCGCCCGGGAACGACCTGATCTCCGCACTGATCGCCGCCCAGGAGGACGGCGACGCGCTCAGCGAGCAGGAGATGGTCTCCACCTGCGTGCTGCTGCTCAACGCCGGCCACGAGGCGACCGTCAACACCACCGGCAACGGCTGGTGGGCGCTCTTCCGCAACCCCGACCAGCTGGCCCTGCTGCGCTCCGATGTCGATGCCCATCTCGCCACCGCGGTCGAGGAGTTGATGCGCTACGACACCCCGCTGCAGATGTTCGAGCGCTGGGTGCTCGAGGACATCGAGGTGGCCGGCGTGTCGATCCCGCGCGGCAGCGAACTCGCCCTGCTGTTCGGCTCGGCCAACCGGGACGGAGCTCGCTTCACCGACCCCGACCGCCTCGACGTCACCCGCGCCGACAATCCGCACATCACCTTCGGTGCCGGCATCCACTTCTGCCTCGGCGCCCCTCTGGCCCGGCTCGAACTCACCGAGTCCTACGGCGCGTTGCTGCGCCGGGCGCCCCATCTGACGCTGCTGCGCGAGCCCGACTGGCAACCGGGCTACGTGATCCGCGGCCTGACCGAACTCCTGGTGACCACATGA